A genomic segment from Elusimicrobiales bacterium encodes:
- a CDS encoding response regulator has translation MTADKPKHKVLVVEDSKELATALCGVLELKGLEVILARDGVAAIELARREKPALVLLDLMLPKISGYDVCKTLKTDNATWKIPIVIMSTLTRPEQVDRAREAGADHFVAKPYDLDAILDEALRFLPK, from the coding sequence ATGACGGCTGACAAACCCAAACACAAGGTTCTGGTGGTGGAAGACAGCAAGGAGCTTGCTACCGCGCTCTGCGGCGTTCTTGAACTGAAAGGGCTGGAAGTGATTCTGGCGCGCGACGGCGTCGCCGCCATAGAGCTGGCCCGCCGCGAAAAGCCCGCGCTGGTGCTGCTGGACCTGATGCTGCCCAAGATAAGCGGCTACGACGTGTGCAAAACGCTCAAGACCGACAATGCCACCTGGAAAATCCCGATTGTAATCATGTCAACGCTGACCAGGCCGGAGCAGGTGGACCGCGCCAGAGAGGCGGGCGCGGACCATTTCGTGGCCAAGCCCTACGACCTGGACGCCATTCTGGACGAGGCGCTGCGTTTTCTGCCGAAATGA
- a CDS encoding gamma carbonic anhydrase family protein, with protein MIQKFKSASPRVAASAYLHQTSVVIGDVDIAANVSVWPMAVIRGDVAAVSIGENSNVQDCCVIHVNENAPCIIGRDVTIGHGAVVHGAKVGDRCLIGMKAVVMESEIGEDCLVAAGAVVNPGKKIPPRSLVMGVPAKIMRQLSPEELAQLRRANTAYLELAAAFKEAGHDG; from the coding sequence ATGATACAGAAATTCAAAAGCGCCTCGCCGCGCGTTGCCGCAAGCGCATACCTGCACCAGACCAGCGTCGTCATAGGCGATGTGGATATTGCCGCCAACGTTTCCGTGTGGCCCATGGCCGTAATCCGCGGCGATGTCGCGGCAGTTTCCATAGGCGAAAACAGCAACGTTCAGGACTGCTGCGTAATCCATGTCAACGAAAACGCGCCCTGCATAATCGGCAGGGACGTTACCATAGGCCACGGCGCCGTGGTCCACGGCGCGAAGGTGGGCGACCGCTGCCTTATCGGCATGAAAGCCGTGGTGATGGAAAGCGAGATTGGCGAGGATTGCCTCGTGGCCGCAGGCGCGGTGGTAAATCCCGGAAAGAAAATCCCGCCGCGCAGCCTTGTCATGGGCGTGCCGGCAAAGATAATGCGCCAGCTTTCGCCGGAGGAGCTTGCGCAGTTGCGCAGGGCGAACACCGCCTATCTGGAGCTTGCGGCGGCGTTCAAGGAGGCCGGACATGACGGCTGA